A region of the Strix aluco isolate bStrAlu1 chromosome 9, bStrAlu1.hap1, whole genome shotgun sequence genome:
CCAAAGTAGCAGTCAGGCGGGGTGCTGGTGGTGGAGCCGCTGGCTGGGGACATGTTGATGTAGTCACTGCCGCCGCAGGGGAGCTTACCCTCATTGCTCTCCACCGAGAGTTTTGGGTGGTGGCCGGCACCATTTGTCCAGATCTTGCCATAGCCCGCGGAGCCGCTGTCGGGGGAGTAGCTGCCGCTGGGGGACATCATCATGTAGCCGTTGGAGTCCACCGTGGCTGGAGGGTGGCGGCCCCCCCTGCCAGGGTTGATGATCTGCTGTGGGGCCGACACACTCTTAGGGCTCATGGGCATGTAGTCACCACCCTTGGGGGGCCCCCCACCGCTGGGCACAGGGGCTACACCGGGTGACATGGGCATGTAGCCGTCATCTGTGTGCGGGGCGGAGCTGGTCCGATGATGGCTGCTGTCCAGGTGGTGcatctccagacactcctccggGTAGGAGTGAGTGGGCACAAAGGCTGAGTGTCGGTAGGAGGGCAGCCGGCTGCTGCCACAGGGGTAAGAAGGCAGCATCTCCGTGTACTCCTCAATGGAGGCCACCGAAGACTGCGAGGGTGTCTTCTGGTGGGAGATGGTGGGTGAAGTGCCTGCAGAGTGAGTCCGCTTCCGGAATGCCTTCTCCAAGTCGGCAACCTCCTCACTACCACCTCGAGGACAGCACGGTGTACTAGGGTAGCGAGACTGCTGCTGTGGGTGGCACGTGCGTGGGATGAAGTGGCCGTTgggggctgccaggctgcagcaagaggaggcGGTCTTCCCTCCCATGCAGATGTAGTTGAGCTCTTCATCGCCCCGAGCTGGTGGGGTATGTCCCAATGAATCCGGGGTCACACTGCGAAAAGAGCTGCGAAAGTCACACGGGCTGGAACCGTACTCATCAGAAGAAATAAATCCACCATCGCTAGGCGAGCCGGAAACCGAAGCACTAGACCTTCGTGGAAACAGGCAGTCCGAGGTGGAGCCGTGGCCACTAGTGCTGCTAGATGACAGGCTGACCGGACTGGTGGCTGAAGGAGAGCAGCGCGAGGAAGGCATTGGGATGGACCGGCTGTGGTTGAGCGGAGGATGGAGCCTGGAGTTGCCGCGGTGTCTGTGTGAATGGGTCCGGTTGGCACTGGGACTAACCGGGCTACCATCCACAGAGGCAGGCCTCGACATTGTGCCTTCGCCGTCACTCGATGCTCGAACCCGGAAAGAGCTGGGTTTGCCACCTGtacctccacccccaccaccGGCAGGAGAGGTGGCCGTGACGCTCTCGGTCCTGGACCGGCGGCTGAGCCCCACTTGGCTGGGTGGAGGGTTGTTGACATGGTGCCTGCTGCGAAGAGGCACAGAGATGGGGTTGGAACAGTTTGAGGAGGACTGGCTTTTGCTGCGGGGCCGGAATTCCTCACTCATGGCTCGCATGGCCTCCAGGATGGTTTCATGCATGTTCTGTGCCACCACCGAATCATCCACCTGCATCCAGAACTCGCCAGGCCCAGTCACAGCCGAGCGCCCCACCTCAATGAAGAAGAAGTTCTCAGAGTGACCGCAGCGGCGGATATTGAGCAgctgcagcaccacagcagccGCATCTGAATTCAGCTTCACAAAGCTGATGGTCTTGTTAGTCAGGCACAGGCGGTAGATGCCAATCAGGTTCTTTGTCTGGCCTAGGCCCTTAGGCTTCAGAATTACTTGCCAAACTTCCTTAAAAGCTGGGCCAGGGGCTACCTCACCATAGCTGTCCTCACCTGCTTCCCCCAGTCCTGCATTGCTGCCTCCAAAGGTGACATcgctgtggtggtggtggtgatggtgatggaggtggtggtggcCCTTGGCCCTGTTGTGCAACTGCAGCAGCGCTTGGTACCAGCTCTCCTGTTCAGGCTCGCTGTCAGCTGCAATGGCGAAGTGCTCGTCCTTGGTGTAGAGGGCCACCAGGTGCTTGTTCTTGGAGTCAGCCCGTTTGTTGATGTTGAAGCAGCTTTCTAGTGGGATGGAGCGCTTGGGGGCCCCTGACTTGTGTCTCCATTTCTTCTCATTCTCGTAATACTCCAGCCGGGCGGGTCCAGACTCGCTGGCTGCCCTCAGCACGAAAAAGCGTTTATGCATGCTCTTGGGTTTGCGCAAGTAACCCACCTTTCTGACATCTGAGAAGAAGCCCTCGTTATTATCCGTGGGGCTAGCCATGATGAGAGGCAGTGGAGCTGTTACTGCAGCTAACAGTCCGCAAGCCCCCAAAACAGCCAAGCCAGCTGGAAAAGACAACCACCTAAACCAAATTCAtgcaacaaaaattaaaaaaaaaaaaaaaaaaaaaaaaagcaaaatagctCAGGATCCTCTTTTGAGAACGGGACGGGGGAGGGACAGAAGCAGGGTAAGAGCAGCTGTTCAGTGGCAGAGGCAGCTTCCAGCACCAAATCAGAGTTTGCGTTGCTGTTTATGCCCAAATCGCCCTTAGAGGGCTAAGCGCGTCCTTAAAAAGTCCAGTCTCGATCAGTCCAGACGAAAGTCTCGTCCCAAGAGCAGCCGCCGGGAAAGAGAAACGCATCTTCCCTCGCAGGGGTCGGGCTccgccggggccgggagcggggcgggggtcCCCTTCCTCCGCTCCCTGCACCCCTTCCCCGTCTCAAGTTTGCCTCCGCGAGTAGCGATTTCTGTTGCAGATTAAATATCCTCTGGGGGGCGGAGATTGTTTTGCAAAGTCCGGGGTTTGCACCCAAAAATACACGCTGcttccccccccctctcccccctccccaaaataaGAGAAATCCAAAAAAGAAAGCCGCCCACAACACAACCCCCCCCGTCCCCAAATATCAGTGccgaggctgctgctgctgctcccgctcGTGCGTGCGGAGGAGGCTGGCGACCCCATTCAGTCCCATCTCGTTAGGCAGAGAAAGTGCCATTTCCACACACGGCGCAGCCCGGCAgcggcgggaggggaggcagcCCCAGTGCCGAAGGaacatcctctcttcctcctcctcttcattccAGTCGGCAGCGCCTcagcggccggcggggcggccccctCCCGTGCCCCAGGCCGGCGGGGGAGCGGGCACTGCCGCGGCGACTCCCTCGCCGCCGGCTTCTTCACGGAGTTTCCCGGCGCCCCGCACCGAAACaggcggcgggggccgcgctcGCCAGTCCAGCCCcgtccgcccgccgccgccgccgccgcggctcaGGCTCGCTCCGAGGAGAACAACACGTGACGGCGCCAGTGCGTGGACCAtccccggagccgccgccgccgccaggctCCCGGCCAGCccagcgccgcggccccgcggcccgccccggcgctccccgccctccctccctgccctcattcagcgcggccgcgggggccgccaccgccgggcccggccccgcgcgccgCACCGCCCGCCGGGGGCCGCGCCTCCATTGGTGCCTCCGCCTGTCCGtcacggcggcggcggggggcggcgcccGGCCGGGCTGAGGCGCGGCGCGTAGTAAGGAGGCGTAGACGCCATTCAGCGGCGTGTTATTTATAACCGCCGCCGGCAGCCTCTGCAGTGTGGCGGCTTGCGCCGCGGCGGGTCCGGCCAGGCGGAAAGCCTCCGCCCGCTCGCCTTCCCTCCCGCAGCCCGTGTCGTGGCCCCGCGTGGCGGGGCAGGCCCCagcggggagccgccgccgcccttAACGGCCGACCCTCAGGGCGAGGCTGCCGCGCGCTCGCCGCCGTGAGGGAGCGGCggagccgcggccgccgcccgtggcgggggcgggggggtcccgccgCCCGGGGCCAGCGGGGctcggcgggcggcggcaggcCGCTGCCCTCCCCGCGCGGCTGGGGCCCGTCCCGCTCCTCGGGAACCGCTTCCGGCTGATACGTGGCCCGAAGCGGCGCGGTCCTCgcgcggcggggccccggcgcTCCCCGAATAAAGACCCGGCGAGGAGCGGGGCGTCTGGCACTGCCCCCGCGGCCTGCGGCAGGGCGGGCCCGGGAAGGGCCCCGGAAGAATTCTTCGCGCGTAGTGTCAGGCAGTTAACCGTATTTCCCCGGATCATTATATACTAAATTAAACTGAATATTCAAGGCGATCTGCTGTTTACACGGCTGAGATGTACAGTCCGCATAACTTTTACCTCTTACGTAGCAAAAAAGTGTTGCAAGCCAAGTCTAAAAAATATATTGCTCAATGCTGCCATCTCCAGGACAGTTCAAAACTGTCTCAGTTCATTTCTTGGGCATTCAGGAGAGAGGACCCGCTCCTGCGTTTTACCtcctgggtttttgtttggtttttagtgtGGTTTTCCTCACCGCTCCCCCCCTTCCCTGGCGCCGTTTCTCTTGACTCCGGCTACCGCGTGCAGTGGGGTGGATCTTTGACCCGGCCGTTactggccctgccctgcccgagCAGGCTGTGCCACCCTGGTTAGAGGTGAAAGTGTGATAGCAAAGCTCATACCTACTCTTAAGGTTGAAATGCAATACAGAATGATAGTCTGGTTTGGATTTATGGAGGTCCACAGATggaataaatcatagaatcatcgtggaatcctagaatggtttgggttggaagggaccttaaagatcctctcgttccaaccccctgccatgggcagggacaccttccactagcccaggttgcccaaagcccagtccaacctggccttgaacactgccagggagggggcagccacagcttctgtgggcagcctgtgccagggcctcaccaccctcacagtgaaaaacttcttccttacatctaatctcaatctaccctctttcagtctaaaaccGTTACCCCTGGTCCTATCTCTAtgtgcccttgtaaaaagtccctctctggctttcttgtaggcccccttaaGTTAGAGGCTTTTCTAATGCATCTGCATTACAAAATTTGTTGTCAGGGAGATCATGGTTGTACAACTTGAGACAAGAAGTTAGTTGGTCAAAAGGTGAAAAATTCTGCTGAAACAGTTGTAGAAAAACACAGGGAACCCAGAGAGGACAATGGGCAGCACTGCAAGCCACCCTCTCATCTTACCCTAGAGATAACACCATAACACATAGCCTTGTTTAAAGGTGTTTACCAAACACCGGATGACAGTTTGTAATGTAGGAGCAGAGTCTAGCTGGTAAGACACCAGGAATGAGAAGGACAGATAAATAATAATCCACACTGTAACAATAACCTATATCATCACCTCATTCTTTCCTCCACTTCACACTGTAGTTCCTTGTGACAAAACCAAATATTTGTATTGAGAATAAATCCATTATATGTATCTTGAGATAAAGCTTACTACAAACCACACATACTTCCATCTTCAACAAGTAGAATGACAGGAAACTGCTCCCTCAGCCCATGCCATGGAGCCGCAGGACAGAATTGCAGCCTCAAGGCATATTAACATCAGCTATCGTGACTATCATTAATGACAAGGTATGTTTTGTGGGCACCATCAACATACACACATTGCGCTGTACATGCTAAAAAGGCAGTGAGTCCTGTGGCAAGAACATATCTCCTAAacctcctctccctgtccctccGCAAGCATGGGAATGCATGTTTGTGCACAGAATATatgtaaaacttttaaaattaaacattttgtcCATACTAGGTAAGATTATTAATACTAAATAATCACTTGTATTTGTTCTGCCCCATTCTTTCCTTTGGCAAGTGATACACTGATATGCACATGTAAGTGGAATGATCTCTTGATGGAGGATAATAACCACCTGATTTGCATTGTGTTGCACAAGGGAACGTGGATTTGTGGGTAGAAGCAGGAGACAGTCCTAGAATCACAtagtatctcaagttggaagagaCTCATGGACCATCAAGTCCAACTTTCTGCTCCTCACAGGggtacctaaaactaaaccatatgtcTAAGAGCATCATCTAGGCACTCCTTGAACTCTTGACAGGCTTGATGTCataaccacttccctggggagcccgttccagtgaccgaccaccctcttGGTGAAGAATACTTCCCTAACATCCAGTGTGAACTTCCCCTGACGCAACTTCATTCCATTCATACCATGTCCTGTCCAGAGTATGGGGACAGACAGTGTGTTTAAATGTGCTCCATTCACCTTGGGAACATTCTCTTCAATTAGAACTGATTTTGCAGATAGCAACATTTGGTTGTTCTTACCTGGTTTTCAAGGGGATTCAGTAAATGTCCCAGAAGCGTTTTCAAACTTTATGTACAGATTCATGTCCTTCATCCAGCAGAAATAACAGGTGAAAACTAATACTTCCAGCATATTTTGAAAACTCTTTTTGTAGAAATAGTTTGCATCATACCAGACCACATCTTGGAATTGTTTTCTTGCTCTTTGAGTTCCAAAGCACTTCTCTGTAAGGTACACAACTATGCACACCAGCACACCAAAGAGAAGAATGTGCTCTTGCTTTTCCTATTTAAATACTCCTCCTGCTTTGACAGTGAGCTATGGAGAATTCAGGCTATGCAATTAATTGCAAAAGGGGTTCACATACTAGAATGTCCTGGCAGAAAATCAAGACGTTTAATTCCCTGTATAAATACCCGTAACTATCACACTACATCGCCGTCTCTCTGTACGAGAAATTCAGCTTCAGTAAACGTGAACGAAATGGAGGTTGCTATTTTAGTATCCATGTCCAAACCCTAAATTCCATACAACCAAGTTTCTGCAGTACCCTCCATCTCCATGTTCAGACCACACACCTCAGAATACAATGGAACTAACCATGTTTTGGAGACAATATAATTATTTGATATAGAGAAGGGAAAGGAGTATAATAGAACAGATAAGGATCAAAGTTCCTGTTTTTTATCTGCCTTAGTAAGTGGTTGAAGATGAATTTAGCATAGGGTAATCCTATGAAGCATAAGGTGCTTTAAACAATTAGTTCCTATTGTGTCACTACTGAACCTGGCAGAGGAGATAGGTAAGGGCCATGAGATAATCAAAACTTGTGTTTTGGTAATGCTGCATTGGTGGAATGGCATCTCAGGAAGGCCACTAAGTATCCAAAATTAATTAAAGATGTAGTGCTGCTCTAAATTACAACAAGGACTAGTTTTCTCTTGAAGCCACCTTTACCTGTTCACACAGAGACTCTCAGCTAGCTgcaaaaaaaagagggtttggatAAATTATATTTCTAGCTTATGGtggctttttttaacatttgaatgaaaaatggAGTGAAAGTAGGAGTTAAGACTAAACATGCACCCTTAATGCAGACCCTTAATGACATCCCCAATAGCAGCCCACTCCTGTTGCACCCAAACAAGGTGAGCAGGGCAAGCCGGTGACAGaaaccagaatcacagaatagctgaggttgtGAGAAAACTGGAGATTGTCTAATCCACCCCCTGCCCCCATTTTAAGCAGGGTAAAGCACAGCAAGTTGCTCAGGCCCttgtccagttgggtttttaatatctccacaAGTagagatcccacagcctctctgggcacccTCACatcaagaaagatttttcttacatttaaatagaattccccgtatttcagtttgtgcccattgccttttgtTCTGACACCGGGCACCATGGAGAAGAGCCCAGCTCTCTGTCCCTCCCATCACATCGACAAAGTTATGTTCTGGCCCTTGTTCCAAGGTTGATTTGAttgcatattttatttgtttaagcTCATTTGTAGTATTTACTTTTCTACATTCAACAGTAAGGATGAAACTTGCGTAACTCCTCCTTCAAAAATAGTGTGGTTGACTCTAAACTAGTTAAATCATTACTTAAGTAAACAAGttgtttaatttctctgttaAAGGAATGGTAGTAATATCATGACTATGTTGGAAATGCAAAATAACAGATCTTACATCCCTGACTTCTACTGTCATCTCTGAGGCAAATCTAGAACACATATGGAATGACTAATCACACTCTTCAAATGTATTACATTATGAACAGTAAGCATATCTGATTGTTAGCAGCTGTATTCCACTATCACAGTAACGAGAACTAGAAAAGTCTAAGTCATCGTTTCCATACTTCAGTTATTAGGATTGTTTCTATAGTGTATTACCCAGTTCATGGGTAAAACAGTTTTACTTATATCAGCATTTAGACAGAGCACATACATTaattatataaaatgtttaaattatgttCTAGTGGTCAATTAACCAGCTTTCATCTTAAAAAACACATTATTAATTCACAaagatcatatttttttttatttttctacctcCCTAAGTACCTTCGTATGTCTCTGTTTAAAGAAGCCAGGAAAGATAAAACATCATTCCTATGCTTTCCGTGAGGGAATATGGATATCCCACTGAAGTATCACTAAACTAACAGGAAGCTAAGCATTACTTTCAGATAATTCCCAGACTACACTGATCAACCTTCAGCTCTGCATCTATTATCTTTAGATTTCCATCTTGTATTACATTCAGAAAAGGTTTCGATgcttcacagacttttttttttttggctttaatTCTGTTTCCTCCACCACACACAAAATTGCCTGGAGCATGGCTTTCAGAAGGGAAGTTACAGAAACTTTTATCCAATTTATAATCATTTTTGTCTCTGCTTGGCTTAAAGCATTGGTCTCAAGCAGTTTTTTACTGAGTAAGGGAGTTTCATAAGTccatggggttttgttttggtttttaccaCTGTGACAAAGTCCACAGAGGTATGAAAATGAAAGCCAAATAGAAGGTTTTGCCCATGGTTACTTGGTGATAGCAGCGTGTCTTGGTCTTGCTGAGTCAGCTTTATTTCATCTTTTAGGTGTCACAGTGTTTAACCATCAATAATAGCTAAAGCAGACAGTAGTGTGTATGTTATTGCCAGCAGTGATATTTAGAAATTACAGACTAAAAGGAGAAAAGGTGTTGATCCCTGCAGGATCCCATGGGTGAGAGCCTTCTGAGGCAAGAAACAGCTACATGTCCTGCTCGCTCTGCTGGAGAGGAGTGAATGAAGCCAGGCTGTGCTGACCCATCTGCTCCTACTACACGCCACTGAGGTGGGTTAACTGTACTTTGCGGTCCACTGTGTCAGAAACTGCATGGAAAGTGTTCAGCATCAAGTGAGAGATCCTCCCTTTGGCCATAAGGAAGCTACCTGTAACCGTCTGTCTTTGCTGCTAGTCCTTGCGCTGCGGTGTGGTCTCAGGGCTGATTACTTTCAAGCAGGATGCGCTGCTGGTGTTTGATCATTACCAATTTCTCAGTTGTGTTAAATCAGGAATGGGGGACTGAAAATGGAATAACAGAACAAAATAGTAAGCAATGGTTTccagagaaaaagaagtattacTGTGTTTTTCAAAGAGTTTAGCAGTTGAGCTTATCTAAAGACCTAGCTTATGTCCAGTGATGTGGACAAATTTAGTGATTCTTATCAACCCAGGAAGGCATGGACTCATTTCACAGACTCCAGCTGTGATTCAGGGTTCCTTGAGCTTTCACTTGTGTGATAGGATCAAGCTTAATCATGGCCTGCTGATCATAAATGGAACATACTTTCTTGGCCTGTGCTCTTTCAAAGAATTACTAAAGGTTCAAAGAGTTGCAGAAAAGCGTCATGACACTATTGATGCTGGGCAATAAAATGTAAGCGTAAACGTGTGCAAGAAAAAGCAATTCTGTCTCTACATATTCAGTTACAGGCTGAGTTAATTACAGCTACTTTTGAAGAAGCTTTTGGAATTGTAAGAGGTAGCTGTAAGAAAACATCAGCTCGATACTCTTATGCAGTCAAAAAGCAAATAGAACATTAGGAATTATCATGTAAAGgatagaaaacagagaaaaattctTTTAGATGTATAATCTATTGTGCACCTTGTCCTTGCctactgtaggaaaaaaatctactttctGGTCTTGAAAACAGTATTAAAGAGTTGGAAAGAGATAAGAGTAGATGATCAGAGATAGTCTGCTAGCTCAGTTTGAGCTAAGATTTTTCAGTCTGGAAAAAGAGTGCCTGAGAGAAGGGATGTGACAGATAGAGAAATATCATTATTGGCATGGAGAAGGTGAAAAAGGATTGATTGTTCCAATACAAAATATAAAGGACACGGACTAAAACTAGAAGGTTCAAATCAAATACAAAGTTACTTCTTCAGACAATGTCAATCAAGCTGTGAAATCTTTACCACAGGATGCTGTGACTTGAAAAATCAGTGGACAAATACCTGGGTAAAGTCTGTCCATGCAATACAAAGACACTCCAGCCAGCTCTGGAACTGCACACGGTCCAGATCTGCAGAAGCTGGGAGTGTGTTCTGGGTAAGTGCCACTATTTATGGGTCTTACTCCTCTGCACGCCTCTGTTGTCAAATAGCAGCCTAGATGGACCTTGGTATGATGCAGAGCACACATCATTATGCTTTTAAGATTAATTTCACTTGATCCTTTAAGAGTTCTTTGATAACTCTTCACACTTTCCATGCTTGAATCCATAGCCTAGGCTGTGCACAGCCTCCTATAGTATGACAAAGTTCTGTAAGAACTGCTGTTATTTGTGAGCTGTAATTTGACTCAAAATTTGCATTAACAAAATTGTACCACCAGTTGAAAGGGACTGCAGAACTAAATTTTGGACTCAGTTTAATGAAAATTCATATTCATGGTGCAGAATGGGGATTAGTAATCTAAGTACATTCCGATTTTAAAGTTCTTATTATTCAAATGCTTCAGGTTCTTCTTGGTCAGGAAGCAAAAGCTACTAACATTCACTTCCTAGCCAGTAAGAATCAAAGTAAGTCTATCCCAAAAACCTCATTATTTGAAAATAGTTAAGAGTATTAGATTGCATGTAATGTGTTTTGAGATCACATTGGCAATACTGCACCATTAGTTTTCACTGGACAACTTTTGGAACTTGCATTCTCATAAATCTCTGTTATCCCTCTTGTATATACTGcctattgatttttttgttgtt
Encoded here:
- the IRS1 gene encoding insulin receptor substrate 1 — translated: MASPTDNNEGFFSDVRKVGYLRKPKSMHKRFFVLRAASESGPARLEYYENEKKWRHKSGAPKRSIPLESCFNINKRADSKNKHLVALYTKDEHFAIAADSEPEQESWYQALLQLHNRAKGHHHLHHHHHHHHSDVTFGGSNAGLGEAGEDSYGEVAPGPAFKEVWQVILKPKGLGQTKNLIGIYRLCLTNKTISFVKLNSDAAAVVLQLLNIRRCGHSENFFFIEVGRSAVTGPGEFWMQVDDSVVAQNMHETILEAMRAMSEEFRPRSKSQSSSNCSNPISVPLRSRHHVNNPPPSQVGLSRRSRTESVTATSPAGGGGGGTGGKPSSFRVRASSDGEGTMSRPASVDGSPVSPSANRTHSHRHRGNSRLHPPLNHSRSIPMPSSRCSPSATSPVSLSSSSTSGHGSTSDCLFPRRSSASVSGSPSDGGFISSDEYGSSPCDFRSSFRSVTPDSLGHTPPARGDEELNYICMGGKTASSCCSLAAPNGHFIPRTCHPQQQSRYPSTPCCPRGGSEEVADLEKAFRKRTHSAGTSPTISHQKTPSQSSVASIEEYTEMLPSYPCGSSRLPSYRHSAFVPTHSYPEECLEMHHLDSSHHRTSSAPHTDDGYMPMSPGVAPVPSGGGPPKGGDYMPMSPKSVSAPQQIINPGRGGRHPPATVDSNGYMMMSPSGSYSPDSGSAGYGKIWTNGAGHHPKLSVESNEGKLPCGGSDYINMSPASGSTTSTPPDCYFGGAGQPGVEEAATAAHHKPIYSYFSLPRSFKHVHRRGGGVAAAGEEGSPQPRIALGPGRLLYAAEDSSSSTSSDSLGGGGGPEGGPAPQAQPPRKVDTAVQTKGRLARPTRLSLGGPKASTLPRAREQPPLLLPPEPKSPGEYVNIEFIAGEKPAFPVAALGLGLPPPGSEAAEEYMNMEPGPPRAPCPAGFANARAAPAGRPGRGAAPVGRDYVTMQLGGAAAAGGSCSDCADSPSPCSPALLLSYADGRAGRSAAEKPPPVATATTTVAASPELPRPPAELSAAPPRSSSLLGGPGAGSAFTRVSLSPGRNQSAKVIRADPQGGRRRHSSETFSSTPSAARGAAGGGGGLGAPFPCGGAGGAEEVKRHSSASFENVWLRPAAGEAAGAASARREPGAAPALENGLNYIDLDLVKDFSHRRHHHLRPPAEGAALPGGRQPPPPPKPPGQPRGSGPAGDDLSAYASISFQKREEM